From a region of the Paenibacillus sp. FSL R10-2734 genome:
- a CDS encoding alpha/beta fold hydrolase: MERNIIIRHNGEELTASIHYPSKEKGTSTRCKDRLPLAVICHGFVGNRIGVDRIFVKAARELAEDGYMVIRFDYVGCGESSGNYGGEDMESMIAQTRAVLDYGISSADVDPQRVTLIGHSLGGAVALLTSIRDRRVKNLVLWASVGYPFNDIVKIVGREAYDRSVKNGSADYVGYSFTPVYFNSLAAFQPFQEASKFSGDVLVIHGTSDDVIPVDYAFLYQKLFWTRPEGRCDKEIIFQGDHTFSSGPAQQQLLKRTRDWMNEQEHVQTEWQNWMI; encoded by the coding sequence ATGGAACGGAATATTATAATCCGGCATAACGGCGAAGAATTGACAGCGAGCATTCATTATCCGAGTAAAGAGAAGGGAACTTCTACGCGTTGCAAGGACAGATTGCCATTAGCCGTAATCTGCCATGGATTTGTGGGTAACCGGATTGGAGTCGATCGGATATTTGTCAAAGCAGCTCGTGAGCTGGCGGAAGACGGGTATATGGTCATTCGATTTGATTATGTGGGCTGCGGTGAGAGCAGTGGTAATTACGGCGGCGAGGATATGGAGTCGATGATCGCTCAGACTAGAGCGGTGCTTGATTACGGAATTAGCTCTGCCGATGTGGATCCACAGCGTGTGACGCTTATTGGCCACAGTCTAGGTGGCGCGGTTGCGCTACTGACAAGTATTCGTGATCGCCGCGTAAAGAATCTCGTGCTGTGGGCCTCCGTGGGTTACCCCTTCAATGATATTGTGAAGATCGTAGGGCGGGAGGCGTATGATCGATCGGTGAAGAATGGGTCAGCGGATTACGTAGGCTACTCGTTCACGCCGGTGTATTTTAATTCATTGGCGGCCTTCCAGCCTTTCCAAGAAGCTAGTAAATTCAGCGGTGATGTGCTCGTAATTCATGGTACGTCTGACGATGTCATCCCCGTGGATTATGCTTTTCTTTATCAAAAATTATTCTGGACGCGCCCTGAGGGGCGTTGCGATAAAGAAATTATTTTTCAAGGCGATCATACCTTTTCTTCTGGGCCAGCACAGCAGCAACTGCTTAAGCGGACAAGAGATTGGATGAACGAGCAGGAGCATGTACAGACAGAGTGGCAAAATTGGATGATATAG
- a CDS encoding class III extradiol ring-cleavage dioxygenase — MKLPSFFIAHGSPLLALEDNEYTRFLERLGQELEAPRGIVIFSAHWDSPEQLLTIDEQHETQHDFYGFPEEMYTLTYPAPGDPALTQRISELFKGNNLSHQPVQGRGLDHGVWVILKKMFPQADIPVVALSVDSLRSPKEQYDIGRMLAPLRDEGILLIGSGGLVHNLRMLNESDQPEEWALEFDAWIAKGLESWDLPSLFAYEKKAPHVRDAVPSYGREHFAPLFYAMGTADGSRKAERIFQAYQYGTLSLNCWKLD, encoded by the coding sequence ATGAAATTACCGTCATTTTTTATCGCGCACGGTTCTCCGCTCCTCGCACTGGAGGATAACGAGTATACCCGTTTTCTGGAGCGGCTCGGTCAAGAACTAGAAGCACCACGGGGTATAGTAATATTCTCAGCGCACTGGGATAGCCCCGAGCAGCTACTCACCATTGACGAGCAGCACGAGACTCAACACGACTTCTACGGATTCCCTGAAGAAATGTACACGCTGACCTATCCAGCCCCGGGCGATCCGGCTCTCACTCAGCGGATTTCTGAGCTCTTCAAGGGTAACAATCTTTCACATCAGCCCGTTCAGGGGCGAGGACTCGATCATGGAGTCTGGGTGATACTGAAAAAAATGTTTCCACAAGCCGATATTCCGGTAGTCGCTTTATCCGTCGATTCACTGCGTTCTCCTAAGGAGCAGTACGATATCGGGCGGATGCTAGCCCCTCTGCGTGACGAAGGCATACTGCTGATAGGAAGCGGTGGACTTGTTCACAATTTGCGGATGCTTAATGAAAGTGATCAGCCTGAAGAGTGGGCACTTGAATTTGATGCGTGGATTGCCAAGGGTTTAGAATCCTGGGATTTACCTTCACTGTTTGCTTACGAGAAAAAAGCTCCGCATGTTCGAGATGCGGTTCCATCTTACGGAAGAGAGCATTTTGCACCTCTCTTTTATGCGATGGGAACAGCGGATGGCAGTAGGAAGGCAGAGCGGATCTTTCAAGCGTACCAATACGGGACATTAAGCCTCAATTGCTGGAAGCTAGACTAA
- the corA gene encoding magnesium/cobalt transporter CorA translates to MIRTLAVTHTGEVLTGMSLQDIRREDYAWIWADFATPTAEETLLLDEYFHFHPLAIEDCMHVLQRPKLDHYEGVQFFVLHAMNEETLDAEEVDLFLSANYLVSYHHQEKSEMNEAWEQVRREIHSRKGWSGGPMAAAYTVMDKLVDKYFPCLYSLEDELADLESSGSSESVEDLMSQVFGVRGRLLKMRRTIVPMRDLMYRIVNSQHVQSNGEERIYFGDIYDHLLKLSDMIEADREMTADLRDSYISLNSNRMNSIMKTLTVITTVFMPLTLIAGIYGMNFVVMPELEWKYGYFGVLLFMLVVGVGMFRWFRRSGWFK, encoded by the coding sequence ATGATACGTACACTTGCGGTCACGCATACAGGTGAGGTGCTGACTGGGATGTCTCTGCAAGATATCCGGCGAGAGGATTATGCTTGGATATGGGCAGACTTTGCTACACCTACGGCGGAGGAGACGCTGCTGCTGGATGAATATTTTCATTTTCACCCCTTGGCCATTGAGGATTGTATGCATGTGCTGCAACGGCCGAAGTTAGATCATTATGAGGGAGTACAGTTTTTTGTGCTGCATGCGATGAATGAAGAGACGCTGGATGCTGAAGAGGTTGACCTTTTTTTGAGCGCGAATTACCTCGTATCCTATCATCATCAGGAAAAGTCGGAGATGAACGAAGCTTGGGAACAGGTGAGGCGTGAAATACATAGTCGTAAAGGCTGGTCGGGCGGTCCGATGGCAGCTGCATATACAGTAATGGATAAGCTGGTAGATAAGTATTTTCCATGCCTCTACAGTTTAGAGGACGAGCTTGCGGATCTGGAGAGCAGTGGCAGCAGTGAGTCGGTGGAGGATTTGATGAGCCAGGTGTTTGGTGTGCGCGGAAGGCTGCTTAAAATGCGGCGGACGATTGTGCCCATGCGAGATTTGATGTACCGGATCGTGAATTCACAGCATGTCCAGAGCAACGGCGAGGAACGGATTTATTTTGGTGATATCTATGACCATTTGTTAAAGCTGTCCGATATGATTGAGGCTGATCGAGAGATGACCGCGGATCTACGTGACAGCTATATTTCCCTTAACTCTAATCGGATGAATTCGATCATGAAAACATTAACCGTAATCACCACCGTATTCATGCCGCTGACGCTGATCGCCGGAATCTATGGGATGAACTTCGTGGTGATGCCTGAACTCGAATGGAAGTATGGTTATTTTGGCGTTCTGCTGTTTATGCTAGTGGTGGGCGTGGGCATGTTCAGATGGTTCCGGCGCAGTGGATGGTTTAAGTAA
- a CDS encoding DUF3048 domain-containing protein, with product MKVNCSSSRLLSAIVLTSLLLSACGTQSANNEIAPTVQPTADPAPIETIQPSPTTEPAAELVSGLTGLPVSEESLPRPLAVMINNAPAARPQSGVSEADILYEILAEGGVTRLIGIFQSHTGVVKIGPIRSIRPYLLDIGESYGGVTVHAGGSPAAYAILQKEKKADMDEIGRAGAYFWRDKTRKAPHNLYTNAAKLREVPRSLDMRKV from the coding sequence ATGAAAGTAAACTGCTCTTCTTCCCGTCTGTTATCTGCAATTGTACTAACGTCCCTATTGCTCTCCGCTTGCGGAACACAGAGTGCCAATAATGAAATCGCCCCGACTGTGCAGCCTACCGCAGATCCTGCGCCCATTGAAACTATTCAGCCCTCACCTACTACAGAACCAGCTGCTGAGCTCGTATCCGGATTAACCGGTCTTCCGGTTTCTGAAGAGAGTCTCCCACGCCCTTTGGCCGTTATGATTAATAATGCTCCAGCTGCCCGGCCGCAGTCGGGGGTAAGTGAAGCGGATATTTTGTATGAGATCCTTGCTGAAGGTGGCGTCACACGGTTGATTGGTATTTTTCAGAGCCATACTGGAGTGGTGAAAATTGGACCGATTCGCAGTATCCGTCCCTATCTGCTGGATATTGGCGAGAGCTACGGTGGTGTGACGGTGCATGCCGGAGGGAGTCCGGCGGCTTATGCGATTTTGCAAAAAGAGAAAAAAGCAGATATGGACGAGATCGGTCGTGCCGGAGCCTATTTCTGGCGGGACAAAACACGTAAAGCTCCCCATAATCTCTACACTAATGCAGCAAAGCTGAGAGAGGTACCGAGAAGTTTGGATATGAGAAAAGTGTGA
- the ilvA gene encoding threonine ammonia-lyase IlvA yields MREEEDRIVGMEDIVRAHHVLREVIIRTPLQRDAVLSAKYDCNVYLKREDLQIVRSFKIRGAYNMIRSLSAEDRAKGIVCASAGNHAQGVAYSCKALGIKGKVYMPSTTPNQKVKQVRRFGGEFVEVILKGDTFDDAYDEALQACIDYGMTLIHPFDEPRIIAGNGTIAMEVMESLDAPADFMFVTIGGGGLAAGIATYVKTVSPSTKLIGVEPLGAASMTEAIKLGEVVTLKEINKFVDGAAVKRVGGLTYDICSRHLDDIVMVPEGKACTTILELYNENAIVVEPAGSLTVAALDMYRDQIRGKTVVCIISGGNNDIDRMQEIKERSLIYEGLKHYFMVNFPQRAGALREFLDEILGPEDDITRFEYIKKHDKENGPALVGIELLSIEAYEPLIERMQQKGVDYVEINKDSNLFNILI; encoded by the coding sequence ATGAGAGAAGAGGAAGATCGCATCGTAGGAATGGAAGATATCGTGCGGGCTCATCACGTACTGCGGGAGGTCATTATCCGGACTCCACTACAGCGTGACGCCGTACTGTCTGCCAAGTATGATTGCAATGTATATTTGAAGCGCGAGGATTTGCAGATTGTCCGTTCTTTCAAAATCCGCGGAGCCTATAATATGATTCGTAGTCTATCTGCAGAAGATAGAGCTAAGGGAATTGTCTGCGCAAGTGCAGGAAATCATGCACAAGGTGTAGCCTACTCCTGTAAGGCGCTTGGAATTAAGGGAAAGGTCTATATGCCTAGCACTACACCTAACCAGAAGGTTAAACAAGTTCGGCGGTTTGGCGGTGAGTTTGTTGAGGTCATTCTGAAGGGCGATACCTTCGATGATGCTTATGATGAAGCGTTACAAGCATGTATAGACTATGGTATGACGTTGATCCACCCATTCGATGAGCCAAGAATTATTGCAGGCAACGGAACGATTGCGATGGAAGTAATGGAGAGTCTGGATGCTCCTGCAGACTTCATGTTCGTAACGATTGGTGGTGGCGGTCTAGCGGCGGGAATAGCTACATATGTGAAGACGGTTAGCCCATCCACTAAGTTAATCGGGGTGGAACCGCTGGGAGCGGCTTCAATGACTGAAGCAATCAAGCTTGGAGAAGTAGTAACCCTAAAAGAAATTAACAAGTTCGTGGACGGAGCGGCTGTAAAGCGCGTCGGCGGACTGACTTATGATATTTGTTCCCGGCATCTGGATGACATCGTGATGGTGCCTGAAGGCAAGGCGTGTACAACGATCCTAGAACTCTATAACGAGAATGCAATAGTGGTTGAGCCGGCAGGTTCACTAACGGTTGCTGCGCTTGATATGTATCGCGATCAAATCCGTGGCAAGACAGTCGTCTGTATCATCAGTGGTGGTAACAATGATATTGACCGTATGCAAGAGATCAAAGAGCGTTCACTGATCTACGAAGGCTTAAAGCACTATTTCATGGTGAACTTCCCACAACGGGCAGGTGCACTGCGTGAGTTCTTGGACGAAATCCTCGGTCCAGAGGATGATATTACCCGTTTCGAGTACATCAAGAAGCATGATAAAGAGAATGGTCCGGCACTTGTAGGCATAGAGCTATTATCCATTGAAGCTTATGAACCACTAATCGAACGGATGCAGCAGAAGGGCGTCGATTATGTAGAGATCAATAAGGATTCCAATCTCTTTAACATCCTTATTTAA
- a CDS encoding DUF1129 family protein — protein sequence MKVKDMIKENNALREQMTPFNRSYFEDMILTMRASRVEALRTEELLLDAAKLLLKEQRKGKNAKQVFGENPDDYFKELIDSIPARPARSKWNYYLMIPSAALTCLFGVLAIGGLFLQWTTGSPGMFEQISLFTLFAVGAGSIILIELIMKWLTSLSESDAPKAKPFDIKGLGVYIGIAVVAVFIGLYLDRLFPIITISPWVSLIVFLIGAIGLKFIFFKK from the coding sequence ATGAAAGTGAAAGATATGATTAAGGAAAATAACGCCCTGCGCGAGCAGATGACGCCTTTCAATCGATCGTATTTTGAAGATATGATCTTAACGATGCGGGCCAGTCGGGTAGAAGCTCTCCGCACTGAAGAGCTTTTGCTGGATGCAGCCAAGCTGCTCCTGAAAGAACAACGTAAAGGAAAAAATGCTAAGCAAGTGTTTGGCGAGAATCCGGATGATTATTTTAAAGAACTCATAGACAGTATTCCCGCACGTCCGGCGCGCAGTAAATGGAACTATTACTTGATGATTCCCTCCGCGGCTCTAACCTGTCTTTTCGGGGTATTAGCTATAGGTGGACTCTTCTTGCAATGGACTACCGGATCCCCCGGAATGTTCGAACAGATCAGTCTCTTCACACTTTTCGCTGTGGGGGCAGGTTCCATTATCCTAATCGAGCTCATTATGAAATGGTTGACTTCCTTGTCTGAGAGCGATGCGCCTAAAGCCAAACCCTTTGATATCAAGGGACTTGGTGTCTATATCGGGATCGCCGTTGTTGCCGTATTCATTGGCTTGTACCTCGACCGATTATTTCCGATCATTACGATATCCCCGTGGGTAAGCTTAATTGTTTTCCTGATTGGGGCAATTGGACTGAAGTTTATATTTTTCAAAAAATAA
- a CDS encoding DUF47 family protein translates to MKLRKKDIFFETLENMADTIVQAADYFAQNITDLRNNVDSFAAEMKKYESQCDTYTHTVIKELNKTFITPLERDDIMDLITSMDDVIDGLEASASRFYMYNLLDPDEYIVQFAEILRQCAYEIQKAVHLLSQKKLLAIREYTIRLNDLENQGDEVLRICTKALFETVKDPIELIKRKELYERLETTTDKCEDVANMLESIIMRNS, encoded by the coding sequence ATGAAGTTGAGAAAAAAGGACATATTCTTTGAGACGCTAGAAAATATGGCGGACACCATTGTCCAAGCTGCAGATTATTTTGCGCAGAATATCACTGATCTCCGGAATAATGTCGATAGTTTCGCTGCAGAGATGAAGAAGTACGAATCCCAATGTGATACTTACACGCACACCGTAATCAAGGAATTGAATAAGACGTTCATTACGCCACTTGAGCGTGACGACATTATGGACCTGATTACAAGCATGGATGATGTCATTGATGGTTTGGAGGCATCCGCCTCACGTTTCTATATGTACAACCTGTTAGACCCGGATGAATACATTGTACAATTCGCCGAAATTCTTCGCCAATGTGCTTATGAAATCCAAAAAGCGGTTCATTTGCTCTCCCAGAAGAAGCTGCTGGCGATTCGTGAATATACGATCCGTCTGAATGACCTTGAGAATCAAGGGGACGAAGTGCTTCGTATTTGTACTAAAGCTCTATTTGAAACCGTTAAGGACCCGATTGAGCTGATCAAGCGCAAGGAACTATATGAGCGACTCGAGACCACTACAGATAAATGTGAAGATGTAGCGAACATGCTGGAATCGATCATCATGCGCAACTCATAA
- the purD gene encoding phosphoribosylamine--glycine ligase, translating to MDILVVGGGGREHAIIWSLSQSPKAGKIYCAPGNAGIAQLAECVPIGVFEFDRLTAFAKEKEVGLVVIGPDDPLAAGIVDAFEAQDIPVFGPRKNAAEIEGSKTFMKDLLHKYNIPTAAYEKFDDYETALAYLREQPLPIVIKADGLAAGKGVTVAYSREEAEQALADIMVTKVFGEAGAQVVIEEFLAGQEMSILAFVDGETVRPMAAAQDHKPVFDGDKGPNTGGMGTYSPLPHIDEAIIQEAIETIIKPTAKAMVDEGRSFSGVLFAGLMISPDGKPKTIEFNARFGDPETQVVLPRLKSDLLEIFLAVTEGRLADIDIEWSDEAAVCVVLASGGYPGPYPKGVSIEGLEDSQGGLIFHAGTARGEDGSWLTNGGRVLGVVGLGATIAEARSAAYATAEGISFSGKQSRSDIAMKALV from the coding sequence ATGGATATTTTAGTGGTTGGCGGCGGCGGCCGGGAGCATGCGATTATTTGGAGTCTATCCCAAAGCCCAAAGGCAGGTAAAATCTATTGTGCACCCGGCAACGCCGGGATTGCGCAGTTAGCTGAATGTGTACCGATCGGAGTATTCGAGTTCGATCGCCTGACGGCTTTTGCGAAAGAGAAGGAAGTAGGTCTTGTTGTGATCGGGCCAGATGATCCGCTCGCAGCTGGGATCGTGGATGCTTTTGAAGCGCAGGATATTCCTGTGTTTGGCCCACGAAAGAATGCGGCGGAAATCGAAGGCAGCAAAACCTTTATGAAGGATCTACTGCACAAATATAATATTCCGACAGCAGCCTATGAGAAGTTCGATGACTATGAAACTGCACTAGCTTACTTGCGGGAACAGCCGTTGCCGATCGTCATCAAGGCAGATGGTCTGGCCGCAGGAAAAGGCGTGACGGTTGCTTATTCTCGGGAAGAAGCAGAGCAAGCGCTCGCTGATATTATGGTCACTAAGGTATTCGGTGAGGCAGGCGCTCAGGTTGTTATTGAGGAATTTCTAGCTGGACAGGAAATGTCGATTCTGGCTTTTGTCGATGGAGAGACCGTACGACCTATGGCTGCTGCGCAGGATCATAAGCCTGTGTTCGATGGGGATAAAGGTCCTAATACCGGTGGAATGGGCACCTATTCGCCTTTACCGCATATTGATGAAGCCATTATCCAAGAAGCGATTGAGACTATCATTAAGCCGACAGCAAAAGCCATGGTGGATGAAGGTCGTTCATTCAGCGGTGTACTGTTCGCGGGACTGATGATTTCTCCAGATGGGAAACCGAAGACCATTGAATTTAATGCTCGTTTCGGTGATCCTGAGACACAGGTCGTGTTGCCTAGACTCAAGAGTGACTTGCTAGAAATCTTCCTGGCCGTCACCGAGGGTAGACTAGCGGATATCGACATTGAATGGAGCGACGAAGCAGCTGTATGCGTGGTTCTCGCTTCAGGTGGATATCCAGGCCCGTATCCAAAGGGTGTGTCGATTGAAGGGCTTGAAGACAGCCAGGGAGGGCTGATCTTCCATGCCGGTACGGCACGTGGCGAAGACGGAAGCTGGCTAACGAATGGCGGACGGGTACTAGGCGTGGTAGGCCTAGGTGCAACGATTGCTGAAGCGCGTTCTGCAGCTTACGCTACGGCTGAAGGAATTTCTTTTTCTGGAAAACAGAGCCGCAGCGACATCGCTATGAAAGCTCTGGTATAA
- a CDS encoding SEC-C metal-binding domain-containing protein — protein MSKIGRNDLCPCGSGKKYKKCCLGKETSAVESIMRLVTKEEAAAASETVAEKREPVAQPEVKLTLATLRKKVSRELKWEHPAHEQLALHLIESMRESYDRELIWEALVLWNGYSRKTKPAVKKMGSFCAAIEFILSEEYGFSLTQADLATKHEVTAPTVSRKVKEMLNYIEEYGMGGAEEELLLLNVSGTPKDQERALLQKAFETNSSKRRIQLAEAALEVYPDSPDAYLILAEEAENEKEARAFLKAGMDAGERELGEAFFAKNKGYFWGLHETRPYIRICKSYADSCWFGGNAEEAAKTLEHILTLNPDDNTGARYLLTAAYLYSNKLAETEQVLAKFGDDAAATVAYDRMVLEYKKNGVTSQLKMLYRVARNVNKHVPDYLLGIKRLPHNLPDFVGMGDANEAIEYVIVHSRLWTSLPDLLKWMLKQQD, from the coding sequence TTGAGTAAGATTGGAAGAAATGACTTGTGTCCTTGCGGAAGCGGGAAAAAATATAAGAAATGCTGTCTTGGTAAAGAGACTTCTGCAGTAGAATCGATCATGCGACTTGTAACAAAAGAAGAAGCGGCAGCAGCTAGTGAGACTGTGGCTGAGAAACGGGAACCCGTAGCACAACCTGAAGTGAAGCTTACTCTTGCTACGCTCAGAAAAAAAGTGTCACGTGAATTGAAATGGGAGCATCCAGCACATGAACAACTGGCACTGCACCTTATTGAGAGCATGAGAGAAAGCTATGATAGAGAGCTTATTTGGGAAGCTCTAGTGCTGTGGAATGGTTATTCCCGTAAGACTAAGCCTGCTGTGAAGAAAATGGGCTCTTTCTGCGCGGCGATTGAATTTATTTTGTCTGAAGAATATGGCTTCTCACTAACACAAGCGGATCTTGCCACCAAACATGAGGTTACTGCGCCTACTGTCTCTAGAAAAGTTAAAGAGATGCTTAACTATATTGAGGAATATGGCATGGGTGGTGCGGAGGAAGAATTACTTCTGTTGAATGTCTCAGGGACTCCAAAGGATCAGGAGCGCGCACTATTACAAAAGGCGTTCGAAACCAATTCCTCCAAACGTCGGATTCAGTTAGCTGAAGCCGCGCTAGAGGTTTATCCGGACAGCCCGGATGCATATCTCATTTTAGCGGAGGAAGCAGAGAACGAAAAAGAAGCCCGTGCTTTTCTGAAAGCAGGGATGGATGCAGGTGAACGCGAGCTTGGAGAAGCCTTTTTCGCTAAGAACAAAGGATATTTCTGGGGCCTCCACGAGACGCGTCCATACATTCGTATCTGTAAAAGCTACGCTGACTCTTGCTGGTTCGGCGGAAATGCGGAAGAAGCCGCAAAGACGCTCGAGCATATTTTAACGCTTAACCCAGACGATAACACAGGTGCACGTTACCTTCTGACCGCGGCATACCTCTACAGCAATAAGCTGGCTGAGACAGAACAAGTGCTGGCGAAATTTGGGGATGATGCTGCTGCAACGGTAGCTTACGACCGTATGGTCTTAGAATATAAGAAGAACGGGGTTACTTCCCAACTGAAAATGCTCTATCGCGTAGCTCGGAATGTGAACAAGCATGTGCCGGATTATTTGTTAGGGATCAAAAGATTGCCGCATAACCTACCTGATTTTGTAGGGATGGGCGACGCTAACGAAGCGATCGAATATGTGATTGTGCACTCGCGCTTGTGGACAAGCCTACCTGATCTGCTGAAGTGGATGCTGAAGCAACAGGATTAG
- a CDS encoding inorganic phosphate transporter, with protein METSIWILGIVIFLALAFDFINGFHDTANAIATSVSTRALKPRTAIIMAATMNFVGALMFTGVAKKIGGSITDPTMLDNGLDIIIATLIAAIIWNLITWWLGIPSSSSHALIGALAGAVYVGAGSSYINWGGFVEIVEGLIFSPLIAFVIGYIIMTVLKWIFAKRSPHSVNKGFRSMQVVTAALQSFTHGTNDAQKAMGIITFALVTSGHQENMDFIPLWVKVAAATAMALGTSIGGWKIIKTMGTKIFKIEPINGFAADISAASVIFTATLLHLPVSSTHAITSAILGVGSAKRFSAVKWGVAGRIVITWFITIPISAILAGLIFKIIF; from the coding sequence ATGGAAACATCTATATGGATTCTTGGAATAGTTATATTTCTCGCACTTGCGTTTGACTTTATTAATGGATTCCATGATACGGCCAATGCAATTGCTACCTCTGTCTCTACACGTGCGTTAAAACCTCGAACAGCCATTATTATGGCAGCTACGATGAACTTTGTCGGAGCCTTGATGTTTACGGGTGTGGCCAAAAAAATCGGCGGAAGTATTACCGACCCCACCATGCTGGATAACGGTCTGGATATCATAATAGCTACGTTGATTGCTGCGATTATTTGGAATCTGATCACTTGGTGGCTCGGAATTCCTTCCTCCTCCTCACATGCCCTAATCGGTGCTTTGGCAGGTGCGGTATATGTTGGAGCAGGTTCGTCCTATATCAACTGGGGCGGGTTTGTTGAAATCGTCGAGGGGTTAATTTTCTCCCCACTGATTGCATTTGTTATCGGTTATATTATCATGACGGTCCTGAAATGGATTTTTGCAAAGCGCAGTCCGCACTCCGTTAACAAGGGCTTCCGTTCTATGCAGGTTGTGACGGCAGCATTACAATCGTTCACTCATGGTACGAATGATGCGCAGAAGGCGATGGGGATCATTACCTTTGCTCTCGTAACTTCGGGACACCAAGAGAATATGGATTTTATCCCACTGTGGGTTAAAGTGGCTGCAGCTACGGCTATGGCGCTCGGTACCTCCATTGGTGGCTGGAAGATTATCAAGACGATGGGTACGAAGATTTTCAAAATCGAGCCTATCAACGGCTTCGCGGCTGATATTTCCGCGGCTTCTGTTATTTTCACAGCAACATTGCTGCATTTGCCAGTCAGCTCAACGCATGCGATCACTTCGGCGATCTTGGGTGTTGGTTCTGCCAAACGCTTTTCAGCTGTAAAATGGGGAGTAGCCGGACGTATTGTAATCACTTGGTTTATCACGATTCCTATTAGTGCGATATTAGCCGGTCTGATTTTCAAAATCATTTTTTAA
- a CDS encoding DUF3048 C-terminal domain-containing protein — MPGYLFNNPDYIPTGGEQVAEFSVNFLLKSYKIDYKYDTQRQTYQRYVNGKPHLDLNSDNPVEAANVMVMGADHKVLDDVGRLQVDVELGGEALLFQRGQVTKGRWSRELGDVIRFVKDGKEALMYPGITHILVVPNAPSFSSHVVYGGADSAT; from the coding sequence GTGCCGGGTTATCTTTTTAACAATCCAGATTACATACCGACGGGCGGAGAGCAGGTCGCTGAATTTAGCGTAAACTTCTTACTTAAAAGCTATAAAATTGACTATAAATACGATACTCAGCGCCAGACCTATCAGCGTTACGTAAATGGCAAGCCGCATTTGGATCTGAATAGCGATAATCCAGTAGAAGCTGCAAATGTAATGGTGATGGGAGCCGATCACAAGGTGCTTGATGATGTTGGAAGACTTCAGGTTGATGTGGAGCTTGGTGGGGAAGCGTTGCTTTTTCAACGGGGACAGGTTACGAAGGGCAGATGGTCGCGTGAGCTTGGTGATGTGATTCGGTTTGTGAAGGATGGCAAAGAGGCGTTGATGTATCCAGGAATCACCCATATTTTGGTCGTGCCTAATGCTCCTTCATTCAGCAGTCATGTGGTATACGGCGGGGCAGATAGTGCAACCTAA